The Notoacmeibacter ruber DNA segment TGCGCTTGGATGACCGCTTCGAGAAGAGCGAGATAGGGTTCATCCGCCTCGACCGCCTGCGGATAGTGCCGGGCGATCACGTGATCGGCCAGCGCCTTCAGTCCGTCCAGATCGCGGCGGGCCGTGAAGTACTGGAATGTGCCGACGCGGATGTGAGAGGTCGCCACGCGGGTCAGAACCGCGCCGGGCAAAATCGTTTCGCGGATCACCTGCCCGCCGGTCGAGACCGCCGCCAAAGCGCGGGTCGTCGGAACGCCGAGGGCGGCCATCGCTTCGGAGACGACATATTCGCGCAGCACCGGACCAAGCCAGGCGAGGCCATCCCCGCCCCGGCTGAACGGCGTCCGGCCGGCCCCTTTGAGTTGGAGATCACGGCGGACGCCGTCATTGCCGATGATCTCTCCGATCAGGATCGCGCGGCCATCGCCCAGTTGCGGCGCCCAGCCGCCAAACTGATGGCCCGCATAGGCCATCGCGATCGAGGCTGCCCCGTCCGGCAGCTCTCGCCCCGACAGCATCGCTAGACCCTCCTCGCCGCGCAGCCATTGGAGATCGAGACCGAGGGCCCCGGCCAATGGCTCGTTCAGTGCGAGCAGCACCGGCGCCTCTGGAATAGCGGGCGCGACGCTGGCGTAGAAGCGCTCTGGCAATTGTTGATAGCTATTGTCGAAATGCGGGGCGGTGGCAGACATGATTTCACCCAATTCGGGATTTTTTGGTGTGCGCCTCGTTTGGGCGATGTTGATCTTCTATGTAGGTCGGCAAGCCCATACCGAAACCGCCGGAGGCCCATAGAGACATGAGCAATTCAACGGAAGATCCGGATCGTCGCGACGAGGCGCCTGCCATCCGCCACGAGATGCTGGATGCGCTGCACGGCATACGGCACGGTTTCTTCACACGACGGGGAGGTGTGTCGGACGGCATCTATGCGTCGCTCAACGTCGGAGCAGGCAGCGATGACGATCCGGCGGCGGTCGCGGAAAACCGCCGGCGCGCGGCCGAAATGCTCGGCAGCGCAACCTCCATCTCGACAACCTTTCAGGTTCATTCTCCGGATGTCGTCACCCTTACCGAGCCGTTGGGCGATGAACGGCCGAAATGCGATGCGCTGGTCACGGCCACCAGCGGTCTTCCAATCGGCATTTTGACGGCCGATTGTGGCCCCGTCCTTTTTGCCGATGGCGAGGCCGGGGTGATCGGTGCCGCTCATGCCGGCTGGCGCGGCGCATTTAGCGGCGTTCTGGAGAATACGGTTCATGCCATGGAGGCGCTTGGGGCCAACAAGCAGGATATCGTCGCGGTGCTTGGCCCGTCGATCAGCCAGACGGCCTATGAGGTCGGGCCGGAATTCGTCGAGCGCTTCGTGATGGCTTCCGACTCCAACCATCAATGGTTCCGTCCCTCCTCTAAGGTAGGGCATGCCTATTTCGATCTCGGCGGCTACATCGTTCACAGGCTGACGACGCTCGGCATCAAGGCGCGAAGCCTTGGCCTCTGCACCTATGAGGATGAAAAGCGGTTTTTCTCCTACCGGCGCACGACGCACCGCAAGGAGCGCGATTACGGCCGTCAGATCAGCGTCATCATGCTCGCCCGTTAATCTTCTCCACACATCCGCTGGCTATCGCGGGTTGCAAAGGGCGTGAGCGCCCCTTATGGCAGCCTCAGAACATCGGGCGGAACTTTTTCGATGAAGCTTTTCACGGGCAACGGCAATTCCCATCTGGCCAAGCTGGTCGCGGAATATCTCGACATTCCTCTCGGCAAGGGAACGGTCCGCCGTTTCGCCGACCAGGAAATTTTCGTCGAGATCAACGAGAATGTACGCGGCGAGGACGTTTTCGTCCTGCAGTCCACATCTTTCCCGGCCAACGATCATCTGATGGAGCTTCTCATCATGATCGATGCGTTCCGCCGCTCTTCGGCGCGTCGCATCACGGCTGTCATTCCCTATTTCGGCTATGCCCGGCAGGACCGCAAACCGGCTGCCCGCACGCCCATTTCGGCGAAACTGGTGGCGAACCTCATCACCGAAGCCGGCGCTGACCGCGTTTTGACCCTGGATCTCCACGCCGGACAGATCCAGGGTTTTTTCGATATCCCGACGGACAATCTCTACGCCGTGCCGGTCATAACGCGCGATGTGAAGGCGAAATACGACCTCTCCAACACCATGGTGGTCTCGCCGGATGTCGGCGGCGTGGTCCGCGCCAGAGCGCTGGCCAAGCGGATCGATGCGATGCTTGCCATCGTTGACAAGCGTCGCGATCGTCCCGGTGAATCCGAAGTGATGAACGTGATCGGTGAGGTCGAAGGCAAAGACTGCATTCTGATCGATGACATCATCGATTCCGGCGGCACACTGTGCAACGCGGCCGCGACGATCATGGAACGAGGCGCAAAGTCGGTAACCGCCTACATAACCCATGGTGTGCTGTCCGGCAAGGCGGTGGAGCGGATCGAGAATTCCAAGCTCAAGGAACTGGTGATAACCGATTCCATCGAGCCGAGCGAGGCGGTGAAGGCGGCCGAGAAGATCCGTGTCCTCTCGATATCCGCCCTGATCGGCGAAGCGATCAATCGGACGGCGTTGGAAGAATCGGTCTCGTCGCTCTTCGACTAGGCGTTCAGAACGCAACATTCGACGACACAAAAAAAGGGCGCCTTTCGGCGCCCTTCTCAGTCTGCGGCAAGAGCCGTCAGATATGATTACATGCCTTCCACGGCTTTCACGACCGGCTCACCGTTCACGGTCGCCGGCGTATCGACATCCGTCGAACCCGGACCGAAATCGTAGGTGGTGTTGTCGTTGGTCTCGTCGTGAAGCATCAGCGACAGACCCGGTCCCGGCGTACCGGTCAGCTCGATGGAAATGTTTTCCGTGCTGCCAGGCTGAACAGCGATATGGCCGAGGCTGGCAGGCGGTGCGCCGGCAGCATCGTCATGAACAACCAGATAGCCGGCACGATCGACATCGACACTGATGCCGGTGATCTTACCATCTTCGACCTTGGCGTTGTCGACGCCGATCGTGGTCGCCATGTCGGCCGGCTGATCCGATGCTTCCTGCGCATAGGCGCCCGAAACACCGAGAGCCATGACTGCAGCAGCGGAAAGAATAAGCTTTTTCATAATAGTTCTCCCAAATTTACGAGATCGCACAACTTCTGCGCGATGATCGTTCAGCCAGTTAACGCAGCGCCCGATCATTCCGTTCCGTGGCGATTTAGCGGTATTTTCATGACGCTTGCCCTTATCGCCCTCATGCGATAATGGCCTCCCATCCACGCAGACACCCTTGGAGGCAACGTGGTCGAGGCGGACGATGGCAAACGCTGTCGGGCGCTCTCTGGCGTTTCGGGAAAGCCCGGCGCGTCACTCCATAATTTTGAAAGGAATACGCTATGAGCGAGAGCTACGAGCTCAAGGCCGAGCGTCGCGAACGGGTCGGTAAGGGGTCCGCCCGTGCACTGCGCCGCGAACACAAGATCCCGGCCGTCATCTATGGTGACAAGAAAGATCCCCTGTCGATCACCCTGCCCTACAAGGAAGTTCACCTCAAGGCGACATCGCCGGGCTTCCTGACGACGATCGCGACGATCAATGTCGATGGCGAGAAGATCCAGGTGCTGCCGAAGGACTTTCAGGTCGATGTGGTGAAGGACTTCACCATGCATGTCGACTTCCTTCGCGTCGGCAAGAACACTCAGGTGACGGTTGCCGTGCCGGTGCACTTCATCAATGAAGAGCAGTCGCCTGGCCTGCATCCCACAGAGACCGTGGATGAAGACGGCGAGACAATCGTACCGGGCGTGCTGAACGTCGTCCGCCACGAAGTGGAAGTGGTCTGCGCCGCAACGGCCATTCCGGACTACATCGAGGTCGACCTCGCCGGTGCCGAGATGGGCGCTTCGCTCCACATCTCCGGCGTGAAGCTGCCGAAGGGCGTCGAGCCCTCCGTCACCGATCGCGACTTCACCATCGCAACGATCGCGGCGGCCGACTCTCTTGCTTCGCAGAGCGAAGAAGAGGAAGTCACCGAGACCGAGGTCATCGAGCAGAATGCCGAGACCGTCGAAGGCGAAGAGTCCGCGACCGAGGAAGCCGGTACGGACCGTCCCGACGAGGAATAAGGCGAAAGCCATTCCCGAGACAAACAAGGGGCGGAGCGATCCGCCCCTTTTCTTTTGCCTCGGCCTTTGCCAAGTCGGTGCAGGAAACAGATGAGGTAAAGACCATGCTGCTGATCGTTGGTCTCGGCAATCCTGGCGCGAAATACGCAGCCAACCGGCATAATATCGGCTTCATGGCGGCCGACGAGATCGCCCGGCGGCACAATTTCGGACCGTTTGCGAAGAAGTTTCAGGGCGAACTGGCCGAAGGAAGGCTTGGCGGCGACAAGGCGCTGATCCTGAAACCCCAGACCTTCATGAATGAAAGCGGCCGCGCCGTCGGCGAAGCGCTTCGCTTCTACAAGCTGACCACCGCGGACCTCATCGTTCTCTACGATGAACTGGATCTCGCCCCCGGCAAGGTGCGTGTAAAGACGGGTGGCGGCGCCGGCGGCCATAACGGAATCCGCTCCATCGACGCCCATTGTGGCAAAGACTATCGGCGTGTGCGGATCGGCATTGGTCATCCTGGCGTGAAGGAACTGGTGACACGCCACGTCCTCGGTGACTTTGCGAAAGCGGATGGTGAGTGGCTTGATCCGCTGCTGGATACCATTGCCGACGCCATGCCCATGTTGGCGGACGGCAAGGATAGCGAGTTCATGAACAAGGTCGCCCTGGAGATGCAGGGCAAAGCCCCTGCAGCAAACGAAAAACCGGCGACTGGACAGTCCGGCAAGCAAAAGCCGACCGGGACGGCACCCGGCAAAAAGCCGGTGCCAAAGGGCAAGAGCCACATCCATCAGGCCCGGAAGAACGGCCCGGCAATTGCCACGCCCACCACCGGCCCCATGGCCGACATGTTGAAGAAGCTGTTGGGGAAGTAATCAACGCCTATCGGCAGCGAGGCCCCTGCCGATGATGGCCAGTGCCGCGCTGACCATTTTTTCGCGCTCCGCTGCCGATCGGCGGAAAAGGGCTTGGTGGAGAACCAGCCCGTCCAGCATCGCAGCCAGCGCGCGCCCGGCGTGATCCGGGTCGCATTCGGAGAGGACTTGCCCGCGATCCTGAAGAGCCCGGAGTCTCTCCGCAATCCGTGAGCCAAACTGATCGAAAGTTCGCGTGAGCCGCTCCGCGACAGGTGGGGAGGTCAGCGCAGAGCCGAAAATCAGGAAGAAATTGACGACGCTTCGCCCATCTTCATCTCGCCCAGTCAGGCGGCGGTTGATCTCGTCGAGAAATTCGTCGAGCGTCGCCGGCAGGTCCACCGGAGCCAGAGCCGTCTCGATATCCTTCGTCATTCTCTCCAGAAGCGCTGCGACGAGAGCGTCCTTGCTATCGAAGTAGAGATAGATTGTACCCTTGGCGATACCGGCCTGCCGCGCGACCTGTTCCATCCGCGCTTCGGCAAGGCCTTCACGCACCAGCACCGCCTTGGCGGCATCCAGCACGCGCAGCTTCATTGCATCCCGATCCACGACCTTCGGCATTCGTATTCCTTCGTCACCGGCACGCTTTAAAATGACTTGCAGGTCATTTTAAACTGGCGATAAATGACCAATCGGTCATTTTAAGGATAGCCTCCATGTCTCTTTCTGCAAGCCGCCTTCAAACCGGTGTGAGCCGCCCGCTCGGCTTCCTTCTGCTCACCCTCGTCGCCACCTTCGCGACACTGGTGCCGGGCGGCCCCGTGGAAACACGAGACTTCAAAGCTCTCGGGGGAGCCGTTTTCTGGGGCTTCAACGTCTATCTGATCGCCCTTGGCCTGACGGCACTTCTCGCGGGGGGCATGGCCCTGAAGGGCAAGCGAAGTGCGGGGTGGCTCGCCATCATCTGCGGCTGGAACTACCTCTTCGTCGTATTTCTGGATCTTGGAGAGGTCTTCCCCCGATCTTCTGATCCGATGCCGTTCCTTCTGGGCGTTATCGAAATTCTCGATGCGATTCTCGCAGCCTACGCGATCGTGTTGGGTCACCGCGTTCTGGACCATTTTGGCTTCTCAGCGCGCGAAAGTGCCGCAGAACAATCGTGAAGGGTTAAGAGCGACGACCCAGACGGCTCACTCCTCCGGTTCTGTCGTAAACATCAGCGGGAAGCCTTCGCTTCTGCCAAGGTCGGTCGCCTCCTTGGCTTTCTCCTCGGCAATCTCCCGCGTCGCGACGGTCACGACGCAGCTTCCTTTCTGATGCGCCGTCATCATGACGCGGCGGGCCTGATCGGTCGAGATGCGGAAGACGGCGCGTAGCACCATCGTCACGAAATCGCGCGGCGTATAATCGTCATTCAGCAGGATCACCTTGTAGAGTCGCGGCTTCTCAAGTTTGGGCTTCGTGATCGTGCCGCGCTCGATCTCAGGCGCGTCCTCCAGCAGGCTCGGCTCTTTCTTCACGGCTTGTCTCCATGGGGAACTGTCACCTGTGATATTAGGGCGGTCCTTGACGCCCGCCCTCCCCTCGCCCATAGCCTGCGGCAAATTCCAAATATCTATTCCGAGGACCGTTCCCCCATGGGTT contains these protein-coding regions:
- the pgeF gene encoding peptidoglycan editing factor PgeF — its product is MLDALHGIRHGFFTRRGGVSDGIYASLNVGAGSDDDPAAVAENRRRAAEMLGSATSISTTFQVHSPDVVTLTEPLGDERPKCDALVTATSGLPIGILTADCGPVLFADGEAGVIGAAHAGWRGAFSGVLENTVHAMEALGANKQDIVAVLGPSISQTAYEVGPEFVERFVMASDSNHQWFRPSSKVGHAYFDLGGYIVHRLTTLGIKARSLGLCTYEDEKRFFSYRRTTHRKERDYGRQISVIMLAR
- a CDS encoding ribose-phosphate pyrophosphokinase; the encoded protein is MKLFTGNGNSHLAKLVAEYLDIPLGKGTVRRFADQEIFVEINENVRGEDVFVLQSTSFPANDHLMELLIMIDAFRRSSARRITAVIPYFGYARQDRKPAARTPISAKLVANLITEAGADRVLTLDLHAGQIQGFFDIPTDNLYAVPVITRDVKAKYDLSNTMVVSPDVGGVVRARALAKRIDAMLAIVDKRRDRPGESEVMNVIGEVEGKDCILIDDIIDSGGTLCNAAATIMERGAKSVTAYITHGVLSGKAVERIENSKLKELVITDSIEPSEAVKAAEKIRVLSISALIGEAINRTALEESVSSLFD
- a CDS encoding DUF7282 domain-containing protein, producing MKKLILSAAAVMALGVSGAYAQEASDQPADMATTIGVDNAKVEDGKITGISVDVDRAGYLVVHDDAAGAPPASLGHIAVQPGSTENISIELTGTPGPGLSLMLHDETNDNTTYDFGPGSTDVDTPATVNGEPVVKAVEGM
- a CDS encoding 50S ribosomal protein L25/general stress protein Ctc, producing MSESYELKAERRERVGKGSARALRREHKIPAVIYGDKKDPLSITLPYKEVHLKATSPGFLTTIATINVDGEKIQVLPKDFQVDVVKDFTMHVDFLRVGKNTQVTVAVPVHFINEEQSPGLHPTETVDEDGETIVPGVLNVVRHEVEVVCAATAIPDYIEVDLAGAEMGASLHISGVKLPKGVEPSVTDRDFTIATIAAADSLASQSEEEEVTETEVIEQNAETVEGEESATEEAGTDRPDEE
- the pth gene encoding aminoacyl-tRNA hydrolase, with the translated sequence MLLIVGLGNPGAKYAANRHNIGFMAADEIARRHNFGPFAKKFQGELAEGRLGGDKALILKPQTFMNESGRAVGEALRFYKLTTADLIVLYDELDLAPGKVRVKTGGGAGGHNGIRSIDAHCGKDYRRVRIGIGHPGVKELVTRHVLGDFAKADGEWLDPLLDTIADAMPMLADGKDSEFMNKVALEMQGKAPAANEKPATGQSGKQKPTGTAPGKKPVPKGKSHIHQARKNGPAIATPTTGPMADMLKKLLGK
- a CDS encoding TetR/AcrR family transcriptional regulator; translation: MPKVVDRDAMKLRVLDAAKAVLVREGLAEARMEQVARQAGIAKGTIYLYFDSKDALVAALLERMTKDIETALAPVDLPATLDEFLDEINRRLTGRDEDGRSVVNFFLIFGSALTSPPVAERLTRTFDQFGSRIAERLRALQDRGQVLSECDPDHAGRALAAMLDGLVLHQALFRRSAAEREKMVSAALAIIGRGLAADRR
- the clpS gene encoding ATP-dependent Clp protease adapter ClpS, which encodes MKKEPSLLEDAPEIERGTITKPKLEKPRLYKVILLNDDYTPRDFVTMVLRAVFRISTDQARRVMMTAHQKGSCVVTVATREIAEEKAKEATDLGRSEGFPLMFTTEPEE